DNA sequence from the Streptomyces sp. MST-110588 genome:
CGGTGGCGGTCCTCACGAACTTGCCGCCGGGCCCGACCAGCCCGGCCCGGCCGACGATCACGCCTTCGGCGCGGCCCACGCCGGGTATCCGGGAGAGCCGGTCCCGGTCCGCGGGGGTCAGCAGCGGATCCTTCCCGGGACTCTGCACCGAGACGCCGACATCCGTACGGGTCTCCTGGCCTGCCAGGGTGGTGGCGACGGATTCGCTGACCACCCAGCTTCCGACCGTGGCGGTCACACCGAGGGCGATGGCGACCAGCGTCATCACCACCCGGCCCTTGTGCGCGAGCAGGTCCCGCAGCATGGTTCTCAGCATCAGGCAGCGGCCTTCTCGAAGGACTTCATGCGCTCCAGCACGGCGTCCGCGGTCGGTGTGCAGATCTCATCCACGATGTGGCCGTCCTTGAGGAACAGCACCCGGTCCGCGTACGCGGCGGCGCTCGGCTCATGGGTCACCATCACCACCGTCCGACCGAGGTCGTCCACGCCGCGGCGCAGGAACCGCAGCAGTTCGGCAGAGGCGGCCGAGTCCAGCGCGCCGGTCGGCTCGTCGGCGAACACCACCTCGGGCCGGGTGACCAGCGCCCGTGCACACGCCACGCGCTGCTGCTGTCCGCCGGAGAGTTGACTCGGCCGGTGGCCGAGCCGGTCGCGCAGGTTCAGTGTCGTGATGACCTTGTCCAGGAGCGCCTGATCGGGCTTGCGTCCGGCCAGGTCGAAGGGGAGCGTGATGTTCTCCAGGGCGGTGAGCGTGGGCAGCAGGTTGAACGCCTGGAAGACGAACCCCACGCGGTCACGGCGCAGATCGGTCAAGGCGTCGTCACGCAAAGCGGTCAACTCGGTGTCACCGAGCCACACTTTGCCCTCGTCGGCCCGGTCGAGCCCGGCGAGGCAATGCATCAGCGTCGACTTCCCGGAGCCGGACGGCCCCATGATCGCGGTGAATTCCCCGCACGGGAACGCGACGTCCACCCCGGCGAGCGCGACCACGCGGGAGTCGCCCGAGCCGTAGCGCTTGGTGAGACCGGTGGCGCGGACGGCGGTTGTTGTCTGTGTCATGGAAGGGAGTGTCCGAGCGCGGACCGGCCCGGCACGTCACCTGAACGGCCAGAAACACCCCTGACTTAAGTTGAGGCCACGCTCAACCTTGGTGCAGCCGGGGCAAGACGTTCGGCAGAAGCCGAGCGCGTCATGAACAACTAGGCTCGGTGTGTGGCACAGAACAAGGAGTCAGCGCTCCGGCAGCGACTGCGACGGACCAGGGGCCGCTGGGGCCCGGCGTCGCTGGCGGTCGTCGTCGCCGCGGATGCCTTTGTACCGGTCGACGGCCGCCCCATCCCTTATGTGCACGCCGAGTTGGGCATCACACCGATGACCGGCTTCCTCCTTTCGGTGGTAATGGCGACGGCATCCTCGACCGCCGTCCTGCTGCTGCCGCGCAGGCGCCTGCCGGCCGTCGTCGTCGGGATGGTGGCCTGGGTGCTGCTGTCGGCCTGGGTGATGCTGGGCATCGGGTCCTACGTCGCGGCCCGTACCGCCCGCAGGCCCGCCCATCTGGCCTGGTACGTCCTGGGGGCCGGCGCGGCAGCCGTGCTGCCGACCGTCACGGGCGCGGCCACCGGCGTACCGGGCATCGGGCGCGAGGATCTGCTCGCCTCGCTCGGCGGCGCGGTGCTCTTCGTCGGCCTCCCCGTCACGCTCGGCCTGTGGAGCAAGGCCCGCCGCGAGGTGATCGAGGGCCTTCAGGAGCGCGCCGCGCAACTGGAAAGAGAACAGGCCGTGCGCGCCGAGCAGGCACGGCTGGCGGAACGGGCCCGGATCGCCCGCGACATGCACGACGTCGTCGCGCACCGCGTCACGCTCATGGTGCTGCACGCGGGCGCGCTGGAGGTCAACGCCAAGGACGAGAAGACCACCGATGCGGCCGAACTCATCCGCACCACGGGCAGGGAAGCGCTCGCGCAGCTCAGGGACGCCATCGGCATTCTCAAAAGGCCGGGTGACGACGACGGGCCCGGCCTCGGACCGCAGCCGACCCTGGTGGACCTCGACCGGCTGCTCGACCGGTCGCGGGCCGCAGGCATCCCCGTGGCCCGTCGCGACGAGGGAACGCCCCAGCGGCTGCCGACGCTGCTGGAGCACGCCGCCTATCGGGTCATACAAGAAGCCCTGACCAATGTGCACAAACACGCCGGGGCGGTCTCCACCGATGTCGCCGTGCGTTACCACACGAAAGAGCTGGAGATCATGGTGAACAACGCGGCCCCGCAAGGTCCCGTCGAGCCGCTGCCGGGCAGCGGCACCGGGCTGGTCGGCCTGCGCGAACGGGTCGAGCTGCTCGACGGCGAGTTCGTCGCCGAGCCGCGCCACGACGGCGGCTTCACGGTGTCGGCCCGTTTCCCCCTCTCCCAGCCCGCTCTGGAGGAACACGCGTGATCCGCGTTCTGGTGGTCGACGACGAGGCACTGGTCCGGACCGGCCTGCGCATGATCCTGGAGCCCGCCGAGGACATCGAGGTGGTCGCCGAGGCGAGCGACGGCAGCGAGGCGATCACCGCGGTCGCCAAGCACCGCCCTGATGTGGTGCTCATGGACGTCCGGATGGCGGGCATGGACGGACTGACCGCACTGCGCGAGCTGCGGCGCTCGCCGGACGGGCCAGCAGTGATCATGCTCACCACCTTCGACCTCGACGAGTACGTGCACACCGCCCTGCGCAACGGGGCGGCCGGCTTCCTCCTGAAGGACACCTCCCCACGTGACCTGACCAACGCCGTCCGTACGATCGCCGAGGGCAGCGCCATGATCACCCCGAGGGTCACCAAACGGCTGATCGACACCTTCGCGGGACTGGAGACGGAAGGCACCGCCGAGGCGCGTCGGCGGCTGTCGGTGCTGACCGACCGGGAGGACGAAGTTGTCAGAGCCGTGGCCACGGGGATGTCCAACGCGGAGGTCGGACGCGAACTGGCCATGAGCGAGGGCACGGTGAAAGCGCATGTCAGCCGCGCCCTGGCCAAGCTGGGCCTCTCCAACCGGGTGCAGATGGCCCTGCTCGTCCGCGACGCGGGGACACGGCCCTAGGAACCGCGCGGTCAAGCGCCGGGCCTGAAGACCGCGCGGCCAAGCGCCGGGCCTGAGGTCCGCGCCCGCCTGCGGTGTCCGTTCCCGGCGCCCGCCGGTATGCGCGGTGAGAGCGCTCCGGGGCTGTCCTGGTGGGCGCCGAGGCCGTACGCCGTGAGGTCGTTGACGGCGTTGACGGCCCGGCCGTCCGTGATCGGATGGAAGGCGAGGAGGTACCGGCTCGGGACGGTGACCAGTACACCGTCGGCGAGGGGCTCCTGGCCGGTCGTCGTACGCGTCAGCTCCGCCACGACGAGTGCCTTGCCGGCCACACACATCGACGAGCCGCCGGCGCAGTGGATGAGCGTGCCGTCGGGACGGCGCAGGACTTCGTGCGCGACCGGTTCGTTCACCGGGTCGGCGCGCGCGGCCGAGCGCAGCGTCTCCAGCCCGGTCCGCGCCACGTCTGCGTCGTCCAGGAGCCGTACGGAGCCCTACGGAGCCGGGCGAGTCCAGCGCGATGCCCCCCAGCAGGCCGTCGGCCACCGGACGCGGTTACCTGGATCCGGCCACCGTCTCGGCGGGAATCCCGCGACGGAAGAAGCGCTCAAGGACGAGCTCACGCAGTCGGCTGCCAGGCTGTCCGGGTCGTACTGTGCCGCGGTCCGACACCATCGTCCGATCGGCCCGGCCCCGGAGCCCCGCTCCGCTTCCTGGGCCCAAGCCCCGGGCCCCGGAAGCGGGTCAGGCGCCGGCCAAGGGGGGACGCGGCCCCTGCAACAAGGGAGCGGTCAGGGCCGCGAGGGCCTTTTCCAGGTCGTGCAGGTGGTCCAGGGCCCGCTCCGCGCCGGGGTGGTGCTGTGGGGCGGCGCTGCCGGGTTCCGGCGTGGTCAGGGGTGCCTCGGCGGCCGGCAGGAGGGCGCGCAGCGCGGTTTCGACGCGCTGGCAGGCGGCGGTGAGCCGGGCGTCGTGCGAGGCGTCGGGGTCGGCGGCGACGGCGGCCAGGCCGCGCGCCTGCCGGGCGCAGTCGTCCAGGTGCACCATGATCTGCCGGGCGCGTTCCTTGCGGGCGCGCAGCGGGCTGAGGGGATGCAGCAGTGGGGCGAGGGAGGCGCGGACCCTGCCGAGGAGGAGTTCGAGTTCGGCGACGTACGGTGCCGGATCGGCAGACTCCTCGCCGCCGAGCCGGCGCGCGGATTCGGCGGTGCACCGCCGTACGGCCAGCAGGGCGCGCCGGATCCATGCGTCGGTGGCCTCGTGCGTGGTGACCGGCAGGACGAGCGTGAGGGCGAGGGCCGAGCAGCCGGCGCCGACCAGCGTCTGCTCCAGGCGCAGCGCGAGAAGGCCGGGGTGCAGCACGCCGAGCAGCCCGTAGAGCAGGCCGGCCATGACGGTCACGAAGAACATCATCCAGCTATAGGAGGGCGCGGCGGTGTAGAAGATGCCGAAGACGCACAGTGCCACCAGGACGAGCGTGGGCGCGGCAGCCCCGTGCAGCGGTATGGCGACCAGGAGGCCCACGGCGATACCGGCCAGCGTCCCGACGACGCGGCGGAAGCCCCGTACGAGCGTCTCCCCGCGCGAGGCGGTGTTGACGAAGATCCACCAGGCGGTGCCGACGGCCCAGTACCAGCGCTCGTCCGAGACGAACTGCCCGATGCCCAGCGCGAGGGCGCAGGCGAAGGTGTTCTGGAACGCCTGACGGGTGGTGGGGCGGGCGAGGCCGCGGGCCGTCGGGGGAGCGGGCACCGCCGGCGGCGGCGTACGGCGCTCGATGCACCACAGGCCGAAGCGGACCAGGCTGGACGCGGCCAGTGCCGCGGTCATGGCCGTGTACAGCGCAGGCAGCTCGGCCGGTACGGCGTGCAGGAACTGCGTCATGAAGAAGGTCATGAACGCGAAGATCCCCAGCGCTTGGCCCCGTGGGCCCCACCTGCGGGCGTACACGCCTGCGAACACCACGACGAGGAACGCGGTGTCGCGTGCCCAGGGCGTGCCGTGGAGCGCCGTCGCGAGCGCGAGGACCGGGAATCCCACGACGGGCAGCAGGGCGGTGGTCAGGGCCTGCTCGCGGACCGTGGGGCCGGTGACGGTGAACAGTGCGAGCAGCGCGGCGAGGCCTCCGGCGACGGCCGCGCCGAGGGTCCCGGCGGCCAGGTGCGAGACGGTCACCGCCAGTCCGACGCCGAGAACGGCCCGGGCCGAGGTGCGCAGGCGCAGCCGTCCCGGATCCGCAGCCACGAACATTCGCCTCAGCAACTCTTCCGCACCCCTTCACGTATGTCGGCAACAAAAGAGGCGCCGCGGGAATCCACAGCGCCATTGGTTCGATCATCAAAACATTTGCCCGCCGCTGGCTCAACAGACGACAGAAGGTCTGGGCCATTGGTATAGCGACTTAGGTGAGAAGACCGCCATTGGAGGGCCAACGGATCAACCGCCACCGGCCCGGGCGGACTGTTAGCGTCGGCCCGTACCTCGGCGTACACCTCATAGGCGGCGGACCACACGGCAACGAAGGGCGGGTCGGCGGGCATGACGGACACCGGGCAGCGGGCGTACATCGGGTCGTTCACCGAGGCGGGCGGACGGGGCATCATCACGGCGGACATCGACCCCGCCTCCGGCGCCCTCACCCCGCGTCACGCCACGGACGCGATCGCCAACCCCTCCTATCTGGCGCCGTCCCCCGACGGCCGGTATCTGTACGCCGTCAGTGAGGTGGACGAGGGGCAGCCGCCGCCTTCTCGCTCGGCGGCCACGCGCCGGCGCTGCTCGCGCCCCCCGTGCCGGTACAAGGCGCCGCCCCCACCCACCTCGCGCTGTGGGCCGGGTACCTGCTGACCGCCAACTACGGCTCCGGCAGCGTGAGCGCGCTCCCCGTACGGGCCGACGGCGCCCTCGCCGCCCCGGTCGCCGTGCTCCGGCACGAGGGCAGCGGCCCGCACCCCGACCGCCAGCGGGAGCCGCACGCCCACGCGGTGCTGCCCGATCCCACCGGCCGCTGGCTGCTCGGCGTCGATCTCGGCACCGACTCCGTACGCGTGTGCGCACTGGACCCGGAGAGCGGGGCGCTCACCGTACGGGAGGAGGTGCGGCTGCGGCCGGGCAGCGGCCCGCGCCACCTCGCCTTCCACCCGCGCGGCGAGCGGGCGTACGTGGTCAACGAACTGGCGCCCACGGTCACGGTCTGCCGCTGGGACGCCACCGAAGGCCGCCTGACTCCCCTGGACGAGACCGGCCTGCTGCCCGACGGAGAGCCGCTGGGCGGCCCCGGCGCCGGAGCCGAGACATATCCATCCGAAGTGGTCGTCTCGCCCGACGGACGCTTCCTGTGGGCTGCCACCCGGGGGCACGACAGCATCTCCGTGCTCACACTGGATGACGCGGGAGAGGTCCCGACCCTGGCCGCGAACGTCCCCTGCGGCGGCCACTGGCCCCGCGACCTGGCCCTCCACCCCGACGGCCGGCACCTCTACGCCGCCAATGAGCGCTCCGGCGACGTCACCTGGTTCACCGTCGACCCGGCGACGGGCATCCCGGTCCGCGGCGGCGCCATCGAAGCGCCGGCCGCGTCGTGCGTGGTCTTCGTGTGAACACGGGCTTCGCCTGACCGCCGACTTCGAAGGCACAGCAAAGACAACAAAGCACAACAAAAGGGCCGCTCCCTCCGGTATGTGAGGAGCGGCCCCGGGCGGTCGGCAGCCGACGACAGCCGACGGCACCCGTCCGCCGGCCGTGCGGCGATCGCTGAGCAGTGATCGGGCCGGGACACGATCACGTACCGGACCCGATCACCTACCGGACCGGATCACGTACCGGACCGGATCACCGAGCCGGTACGCCCTGCCCCTGCGCCTGCTGGAGCTTGACCCCCACCAGCGTCGCGTAGTGGGACAGCACCAGTCGGCCCACCGTCCCATAGGCGCCCAGCGCCTCGGCCGCCGAGCAGCCCGCCTCCGCCGCTGCCGCCTCCACCAGGCCCCCGGAGATCTCCGGGCCGATCAGGTACGGGGCCAGGGCGAGCTGCCGGGAGCCCGAGGAGCGCAGCTCGTCGGCCGCGCGGGAGATCGCGCCCTCCTCGTCCAGCGCGGCGGCCAGCACCGGCACCGCCAGACGTGCGGAGAGCAGCATGCCGGTGATCCCGGCGGCCTGTACGGCCTCCGGGCCGCCGACGGTGGCCAGGACGATGCCGTCCGCGGCCGTCGTGACCGTGAACAGCCGGGCCCGGTCCGCCCGCGCCAGACCGGCCTCGGAGAGCCGTACGTGCAGGGCCTCGGCGAGCAGCGGGTGGGGGCCCAGGACGTCGGTCAGCTCCGCCCCGGAACCGCTGTTCATGATCGCCTGGCGTATCCGGCGCAGCAGCGCGTTGTCCGGGCCCGCCAGCAGCGGTACGACCACCGCGGCGGGGCCTTCCTCGCCGGACCGCGCACCGTCGCCGCCACGGAGCTTGTGCTCGGCCGCGGCCTGTGCCAGTACGGCCTCCAGCGCGGGGAACTCCGCGTCTCCACCGTCGATGTAGCCGACCCGGGTGTCCAGGCCGGGCAGCTCGGAGCGGGCGAGGAAGGAGATCTCCTCCGCCAGGCTCCGGGACGCCGCGTCGGGTGTGCCGGGAACGGCCAGGACCAGGGCGGGCGCGCCCTCGGGCGCGGCGACCGGCTCCGGTCGGCGGTGGCGTCCGGACTGGCGCGGACGCGGCATTCGTACAGGCAGGCCGGGTGCGGCCCCCGGGCTCGGGGAGACTTCGTCGAAGTGGGGCGAGCCGGGTGCGGGCCCAGTGGGGGAACTCATGGCGTCGGATGCTAACGCCTCGACAGGTTCCGGTGCGGAGGGAGGGCTCGGTCGGGAGGTATCCGTCCCGTTTTATCCCGCGCGTCTTCGCGCACGCGCCGGTCGGGTCAGCCCAGGAGCCGTGTGATCTGCAACAACTTCTCGTCATGGGGCAGCAGGAGCCGGTCGGCGGACAGCGCCGCCGCGATGCGCAGGGCACCGTCGAGCGGAGTGCCCGGGGCCTCGACCGGCTGTGCGTACGGCAGCCGTTCGGCGAGCGCCGCGCGCAGCGGCGCCAGCAGCGGTTCGCCGATGCGGAACAGGCCCCCGGTGAACGCCACCGCGCACCGGCCGCCCGCGGGGCACACGGCCACCGCCGTGTCCGCGATGTGCCGCGCGGCCTCGCCCAGGATCCCTGCGGCCACCGGGTCCCACCCGGCACAGCGGGCGACCTCGGGCGCGAACGAGGCCAGTACGGCGGTGCGGTCGGCGCGCGGATAGAGCCGGCCGGGCAGCTCGGCCACCGGCCCCAGCACCGCTTCGGTACGGGCCAGCAGCGCGGCCGAACCGCCCGTACGGCCGTCGTGGGCCCGCAGCGCCGCCTCCAGGCCGGCCCGGCCGATCCAGGCGCCGCTGCCGCAGTCGCCCAGCAGATGGCCCCAGCCGTCGGCGCGCCGCCAGCCGGCCGGGCCGCTGAGGTCCGTGCCCAAGGCGATCAGGCCGGTGCCGGCGGCGACCACGGCGCCGGGGCGCTGGCCCAGGGCCCCGGCGTAGGCGGTGACGGCGTCCGCCGCGAGCGCCAGATGCCGGATGCCGAACGCGTCGGCCAGTGCGGCGGGCAGATGGGACCGCAGATCGGCGCCCAGGGTGACCATCCCCGCCGCCCCCACGCACGCCGCGTCGTAGCGCCGGCCGCCCACCTCGTGCAGCAGCTTCCGCGCGGCGGGCAGGACCTGGTCCAGCAGGTGGGTGGCGTCCATGCCGCGGGCGCCCGTACGGACCGGTTCGCGTGAGGCGTACGAGGCCAGCGGCCGGGCCTGGCGGTCGTCGGAGCGGGCGACCGCCAGGCGCAGGCCCGAGCCGCCCGAATCGACCCCCAGTACGTAGGTGGCCGGGTCGGGCCGCCGGGCGGACGGAGCGTGTGCCGGGGCGCCGCCGGGCTCGTCCGCCGGGGCGCCGCCGGGCTCACCCAAGGCCGCGGGCATCCTGCTTCAGGGCGGTGTCGACGGTCAGCGCCGTGGCGAGGACCAGGCTGAGCAGCGGATCGGGAAGCTGGTGGTGGATCTGGAGGACGTAGTTGTCCGCGGTGGTGAACATCGTCTTGGCCAGCCCCTCCCAGGTCTTGGTGATCCGGGCGACCTCTTGGTCGGCGTGGTCGACGATGGCGAAGTTCCAGGCACGCCAGTTCTCGGCCTTGATCGCGCCGATCTGCATACCGTCGGCGATCAACGCAAAGTTGATCTTGCCGATGGCGTTCTGCTGTACGATTTCGCCGACCGGCCGGCCGTCGGGGCGCTCCACGACGACCTTGGACTTGATGACCTTGGCCGGGCGGGTCAGGACGAGCTGCGGCTGCCCGTACGCGTCCCGGATCTCCAGCTTGTGCGTCAGGAACTGGTCGAGGCTGGAGACGATGCGCAGCACCTTCTTGGCGGCGCTCTGACCGACCTGTACGACCGTGCCGAGCGTGTTGCCGTGCTGGTCGAAGACGCTGTACTCGTTCGTCACCTCGATCAGCTTGGCCTTCTGGTTCACGACCAGGACCGGCTCGGTGAACAGGGTGCCGCCGCCGGGGGCGGCCGGGGCGATGCCGGCCTGCTGCTGGACCTGCCGCTGGACTTCGGGGTTGACGCCCGGGTGTCCCTGCTGCGGATGCTGCGGAGCGTACGGCTGCGGCCCAGGCTGCTGGTGAGGCGGGTAGCCCTGTCCGCCGCCCGGCTGCCCGCCGCCCGGCTGTCCGTACGGCTGCTGCCCGTACGCCTGGCCCGCTTGCTGGTGAGGCGCCGGGG
Encoded proteins:
- a CDS encoding ABC transporter ATP-binding protein is translated as MTQTTTAVRATGLTKRYGSGDSRVVALAGVDVAFPCGEFTAIMGPSGSGKSTLMHCLAGLDRADEGKVWLGDTELTALRDDALTDLRRDRVGFVFQAFNLLPTLTALENITLPFDLAGRKPDQALLDKVITTLNLRDRLGHRPSQLSGGQQQRVACARALVTRPEVVFADEPTGALDSAASAELLRFLRRGVDDLGRTVVMVTHEPSAAAYADRVLFLKDGHIVDEICTPTADAVLERMKSFEKAAA
- a CDS encoding histidine kinase; its protein translation is MAQNKESALRQRLRRTRGRWGPASLAVVVAADAFVPVDGRPIPYVHAELGITPMTGFLLSVVMATASSTAVLLLPRRRLPAVVVGMVAWVLLSAWVMLGIGSYVAARTARRPAHLAWYVLGAGAAAVLPTVTGAATGVPGIGREDLLASLGGAVLFVGLPVTLGLWSKARREVIEGLQERAAQLEREQAVRAEQARLAERARIARDMHDVVAHRVTLMVLHAGALEVNAKDEKTTDAAELIRTTGREALAQLRDAIGILKRPGDDDGPGLGPQPTLVDLDRLLDRSRAAGIPVARRDEGTPQRLPTLLEHAAYRVIQEALTNVHKHAGAVSTDVAVRYHTKELEIMVNNAAPQGPVEPLPGSGTGLVGLRERVELLDGEFVAEPRHDGGFTVSARFPLSQPALEEHA
- a CDS encoding response regulator transcription factor encodes the protein MIRVLVVDDEALVRTGLRMILEPAEDIEVVAEASDGSEAITAVAKHRPDVVLMDVRMAGMDGLTALRELRRSPDGPAVIMLTTFDLDEYVHTALRNGAAGFLLKDTSPRDLTNAVRTIAEGSAMITPRVTKRLIDTFAGLETEGTAEARRRLSVLTDREDEVVRAVATGMSNAEVGRELAMSEGTVKAHVSRALAKLGLSNRVQMALLVRDAGTRP
- a CDS encoding FUSC family protein, with protein sequence MFVAADPGRLRLRTSARAVLGVGLAVTVSHLAAGTLGAAVAGGLAALLALFTVTGPTVREQALTTALLPVVGFPVLALATALHGTPWARDTAFLVVVFAGVYARRWGPRGQALGIFAFMTFFMTQFLHAVPAELPALYTAMTAALAASSLVRFGLWCIERRTPPPAVPAPPTARGLARPTTRQAFQNTFACALALGIGQFVSDERWYWAVGTAWWIFVNTASRGETLVRGFRRVVGTLAGIAVGLLVAIPLHGAAAPTLVLVALCVFGIFYTAAPSYSWMMFFVTVMAGLLYGLLGVLHPGLLALRLEQTLVGAGCSALALTLVLPVTTHEATDAWIRRALLAVRRCTAESARRLGGEESADPAPYVAELELLLGRVRASLAPLLHPLSPLRARKERARQIMVHLDDCARQARGLAAVAADPDASHDARLTAACQRVETALRALLPAAEAPLTTPEPGSAAPQHHPGAERALDHLHDLEKALAALTAPLLQGPRPPLAGA
- a CDS encoding BadF/BadG/BcrA/BcrD ATPase family protein is translated as MGVDSGGSGLRLAVARSDDRQARPLASYASREPVRTGARGMDATHLLDQVLPAARKLLHEVGGRRYDAACVGAAGMVTLGADLRSHLPAALADAFGIRHLALAADAVTAYAGALGQRPGAVVAAGTGLIALGTDLSGPAGWRRADGWGHLLGDCGSGAWIGRAGLEAALRAHDGRTGGSAALLARTEAVLGPVAELPGRLYPRADRTAVLASFAPEVARCAGWDPVAAGILGEAARHIADTAVAVCPAGGRCAVAFTGGLFRIGEPLLAPLRAALAERLPYAQPVEAPGTPLDGALRIAAALSADRLLLPHDEKLLQITRLLG
- a CDS encoding phospholipid scramblase-related protein, with the protein product MTNANIPAGWYADPQGTPDQLRWWDGSRWTEHTHPGRPAQEQQVPARTVPQAQPHSQAAPQAQAPQQTAQAPAPHQQAGQAYGQQPYGQPGGGQPGGGQGYPPHQQPGPQPYAPQHPQQGHPGVNPEVQRQVQQQAGIAPAAPGGGTLFTEPVLVVNQKAKLIEVTNEYSVFDQHGNTLGTVVQVGQSAAKKVLRIVSSLDQFLTHKLEIRDAYGQPQLVLTRPAKVIKSKVVVERPDGRPVGEIVQQNAIGKINFALIADGMQIGAIKAENWRAWNFAIVDHADQEVARITKTWEGLAKTMFTTADNYVLQIHHQLPDPLLSLVLATALTVDTALKQDARGLG